In Sphingobacterium zeae, one genomic interval encodes:
- a CDS encoding tRNA-(ms[2]io[6]A)-hydroxylase, whose amino-acid sequence MLGLKLLTDPRWANIAEGNLEEILTDHAWCEQKAASNAISLITNNSEYEDLVHELTAIAIEEMEHFKMVIDIIKERGYTLGRERKDDYVGQLMKFSKKDGSRNMAFIDRLLFAAMIEARSCERFRVLSQNIQDKELAKFYYDLMVSEANHYTTFLNFARKYAIDVDVERRWKEWLDFEGKLIQSYGNKEAIHG is encoded by the coding sequence ATGCTTGGATTAAAGTTATTGACAGATCCGCGGTGGGCAAACATCGCAGAAGGTAATTTAGAGGAGATTTTGACAGATCATGCATGGTGTGAACAAAAAGCTGCTTCAAATGCAATATCCTTAATTACAAATAACTCGGAGTACGAGGATTTAGTACATGAACTGACCGCAATCGCTATCGAGGAAATGGAACATTTTAAGATGGTCATTGATATTATAAAAGAAAGGGGTTATACTTTAGGGCGTGAGCGAAAAGATGATTATGTTGGTCAGTTGATGAAATTCTCTAAAAAGGACGGGAGCCGTAACATGGCTTTTATAGACCGATTATTATTTGCAGCGATGATTGAAGCTCGTAGCTGTGAACGTTTTAGAGTGCTGTCGCAAAATATTCAAGATAAAGAATTGGCAAAGTTTTATTATGATTTAATGGTTTCTGAAGCAAATCATTATACCACATTTTTAAATTTTGCACGTAAATATGCTATAGATGTTGATGTAGAAAGGCGTTGGAAAGAGTGGTTGGATTTTGAAGGTAAGCTTATTCAGTCATATGGAAATAAAGAGGCCATTCATGGCTAA